One Nocardia farcinica genomic region harbors:
- a CDS encoding nuclear transport factor 2 family protein: MDLAAIEDVRRLKYRYFRTLDLKLWDEFADTLAEDAVGRYGTHALGEPLAFEGRAAITEFMRANLGPAIVTVHIAHHPEITVDGDTATGSWAFEDTVIATEFGALIRGAGYYSDRYRRDADGNWRIVETGYRRIYESSQSLADTPSFALLSNMWATPTGQ, encoded by the coding sequence ATGGATCTGGCAGCAATCGAAGACGTGCGCAGGCTCAAGTACCGCTACTTCCGCACGCTCGACCTCAAACTCTGGGACGAGTTCGCCGACACCCTGGCCGAGGACGCCGTCGGCCGCTACGGCACGCACGCCCTCGGCGAGCCGCTGGCGTTCGAGGGCCGCGCGGCCATCACCGAATTCATGCGCGCGAACCTGGGCCCCGCCATCGTCACGGTACACATCGCCCACCATCCCGAGATCACCGTCGACGGCGACACCGCCACCGGTTCGTGGGCCTTCGAAGACACCGTGATCGCCACCGAATTCGGCGCGCTGATCCGCGGCGCGGGCTACTACAGCGACCGCTACCGCCGCGACGCCGACGGCAACTGGCGCATCGTGGAAACCGGGTACCGGCGCATCTACGAGTCCAGCCAGTCGCTGGCCGACACACCGAGTTTCGCGTTGCTGTCGAACATGTGGGCCACCCCGACCGGGCAGTAA
- a CDS encoding YncE family protein: protein MAIRFRRRSGRAFALAAVVLSLLAPAAGADEGADIAYVPVMGEGAVLVVDTAADQVRARIDGVGAQAAAVAAARDGRQLYVQSANPPFTGPDDIAVVDRTSNTVTARIPISGTDGMTEPIADPVRDRVYVFTARPSIDVLDTVSNTLVRSMPLPAIPFAAAISPDGGKLYTVFADSTAAVFDPETGFQVGERIQIDGSLPASAAVSPDGRKLYTLNVLGDNVSVIDTQSWTRLGAIAFAPGSAPVAGAISPDGTRLMVATLGADAVQVIDLAADRVTGTVPVDAPLSVGFTADGAKMYVGSLGTHVAAPFTVPAAALDATTLLHTYLRTDPHAGALVPFHTATWQPAGAPIPTGSGPASGAFLD, encoded by the coding sequence ATGGCAATCCGGTTCCGGCGTCGATCCGGGCGCGCGTTCGCGCTCGCCGCGGTCGTCCTGTCGCTGCTCGCGCCTGCCGCGGGCGCCGACGAGGGTGCCGACATCGCCTACGTTCCGGTCATGGGCGAGGGCGCGGTGCTCGTCGTCGACACCGCCGCCGACCAGGTACGGGCCCGCATCGACGGTGTCGGGGCGCAGGCCGCGGCCGTCGCCGCCGCCCGCGACGGCAGGCAGCTGTACGTGCAGTCGGCCAATCCGCCGTTCACCGGGCCGGACGACATCGCCGTGGTGGACCGGACCAGCAACACCGTCACCGCCCGCATCCCGATCAGCGGCACCGACGGCATGACCGAGCCGATCGCCGACCCGGTGCGCGACCGCGTCTACGTCTTCACCGCGCGTCCGTCGATCGACGTGCTGGACACGGTGAGCAACACCCTGGTGCGCTCGATGCCGTTGCCCGCCATCCCCTTCGCCGCCGCCATCTCCCCCGACGGCGGCAAGCTGTACACCGTCTTCGCCGACTCGACCGCCGCCGTGTTCGATCCGGAGACCGGCTTCCAGGTGGGCGAGCGGATCCAGATCGACGGCTCGCTACCCGCCTCCGCGGCGGTCTCCCCCGACGGCCGCAAGCTCTACACGCTCAACGTGCTCGGCGACAACGTCTCGGTGATCGACACCCAGAGCTGGACCCGGTTGGGCGCCATCGCCTTCGCGCCCGGCAGCGCACCGGTGGCGGGCGCGATCAGCCCGGACGGGACGCGGCTGATGGTGGCGACCCTCGGCGCGGACGCGGTCCAGGTCATCGATCTCGCCGCCGACCGGGTCACCGGCACCGTGCCCGTGGACGCGCCGCTGTCGGTGGGCTTCACCGCCGACGGCGCCAAGATGTACGTCGGCAGCCTCGGCACGCACGTCGCCGCGCCGTTCACGGTGCCCGCGGCCGCGCTCGACGCCACCACCCTGCTGCACACCTATCTGCGGACCGACCCGCACGCGGGCGCGCTGGTGCCCTTCCACACCGCCACATGGCAACCGGCGGGCGCCCCCATCCCCACCGGTTCCGGCCCCGCCTCCGGCGCCTTCCTCGACTGA
- a CDS encoding NAD(P)H-dependent amine dehydrogenase family protein codes for MSVRVVQWGTGNVGRHALAGIIAAPDLDLVGVHVSGPDKAGKDAAALAGLDTPTGVTATADVAEILALRPDCVVYCAMTDNRLLEAVEDLRTLLAAGVNVVACAPVFFQYPYDVLPDDLLQPVLRAAADGGASLWVNGIDPGFANDLLPLALAGTCLRIDQLRCLEIVDYASYDNRAVMVDIMGFGKPMDETPMLLQPGVLSLAWGSVVRQLAAGIGVRLDAVTETYERVPAPESFDIATGHIAEGTAAALRFEVRGMVGDRAVTVLEHVTRLRPDLCPDWPQPPHPQGCYRVELTGDPSYVLDLVTSSPRGDHNFATLLATAMRIVNAVPAVVAAPPGLLTALDLPLITRPAVPPS; via the coding sequence ATGAGCGTACGAGTCGTGCAGTGGGGCACCGGCAATGTCGGCAGGCATGCGCTGGCCGGCATCATCGCCGCCCCCGACCTGGACCTGGTCGGCGTCCACGTCTCCGGACCCGACAAGGCGGGCAAGGACGCCGCCGCCCTCGCGGGCCTGGACACCCCGACCGGCGTGACCGCCACCGCCGACGTCGCCGAGATCCTGGCCCTGCGCCCGGACTGCGTCGTCTACTGCGCCATGACCGACAACCGGCTGCTGGAGGCCGTCGAGGACCTGCGCACCCTGCTCGCCGCCGGGGTGAACGTGGTGGCCTGCGCCCCGGTGTTCTTCCAATACCCCTACGACGTGCTCCCCGACGACCTGCTGCAGCCGGTGCTGCGCGCCGCCGCCGACGGTGGTGCCTCGTTGTGGGTCAACGGGATCGACCCCGGTTTCGCCAACGATCTGCTGCCGCTGGCGCTGGCGGGCACCTGCCTGCGCATCGACCAGCTGCGCTGCCTGGAGATCGTCGACTACGCCAGCTACGACAACCGCGCGGTGATGGTCGACATCATGGGCTTCGGCAAGCCGATGGACGAGACCCCGATGCTGTTGCAGCCCGGCGTGCTGTCGCTGGCATGGGGCAGTGTGGTGCGTCAGCTCGCCGCGGGTATCGGGGTGCGGCTGGACGCGGTGACCGAGACCTACGAGCGGGTGCCCGCACCGGAGTCTTTCGACATCGCCACCGGCCACATCGCCGAAGGCACCGCCGCCGCACTGCGATTCGAGGTGCGCGGCATGGTGGGGGACCGGGCGGTGACGGTGCTCGAACACGTCACCCGGCTGCGACCCGATCTGTGCCCGGACTGGCCGCAGCCGCCGCATCCGCAGGGCTGCTATCGGGTCGAGCTCACCGGCGACCCGAGCTACGTGCTGGACCTGGTGACGTCGAGCCCGCGCGGCGACCACAACTTCGCCACCCTGCTGGCCACCGCGATGCGCATCGTCAACGCCGTGCCCGCGGTCGTCGCCGCACCACCGGGCCTGCTGACCGCGCTCGACCTGCCGTTGATCACGCGGCCCGCCGTACCACCCTCCTGA